In Nothobranchius furzeri strain GRZ-AD chromosome 18, NfurGRZ-RIMD1, whole genome shotgun sequence, a single genomic region encodes these proteins:
- the LOC139063883 gene encoding GTPase IMAP family member 4-like: MNSKNLRYQVGSQKKKKKNDVLRLVLLGKTGGGKSASGNTILGRDVFQSQACPTSWTIDCKRVDGEVRGRDVAVVDTPGLFDTNFSRQEVQKKIKSCLALTAPGPHVFLVVLRLGRFTKEEEDTFKIILDTFGEDITRYSLLLFTHGDKLKKQTIEQFISKSDKLEELVQGFSNRYHVFNNEVRDKQQIKKLLEKIDTIIEENDRKHYSKKMLRRAKMASKKEKHRVSKALKAVEQQRRNTLRAEVQQEIRSSGRPNRCVLQ; the protein is encoded by the exons ATGAACTCAAAAAACCTGAGATACCAGGTTG GatcccagaagaagaagaagaagaatgatgTTCTTCGGCTTGTTTTACTGGGCAAGACAGGAGGAGGGAAAAGTGCATCTGGGAACACCATCCTGGGAAGAGACGTTTTCCAGTCACAAGCATGTCCCACTTCCTGGACCATTGATTGTAAAAGAGTTGATGGAGAAGTAAGAGGCAGAGATGTTGCTGTGGTCGACACTCCAGGGCTATTCGACACTAACTTCAGCAGACAGGAAGTGCAGAAAAAGATCAAGTCATGCCTCGCTTTGACAGCTCCTGGTCCGCACGTCTTCCTGGTGGTCCTGAGGCTGGGCAGGTTCACCAAAGAGGAGGAAGACACCTTCAAGATAATTCTGGATACGTTTGGTGAAGACATCACCAGATACTCGTTGTTGTTGTTTACACATGGAGACAAACTCAAGAAGCAAACTATTGAACAGTTCATCTCAAAGAGTGACAAGCTTGAGGAGCTTGTTCAAGGTTTCTCCAACAGGTACCACGTCTTCAACAACGAAGTGAGAGACAAACAGCAGATCAAGAAGCTGCTGGAAAAAATCGACACAATCATTGAAGAGAATGACAGGAAACACTACAGCAAGAAGATGCTGAGGAGGGCAAAGATGGCCTCCAAGAAAGAGAAGCACAGAGTTTCAAAGGCGCTGAAGGCAGTGGAGCAGCAGAGAAGAAACACGCTGAGGGCTGAGGTCCAGCAGGAGATCAGGTCCTCAGGGAGGCCCAACAGATGTGTCCTTCAGTGA
- the LOC139063940 gene encoding GTPase IMAP family member 9-like codes for MDGAKYSGFTAGIDPNERRIVLVGKTGVGKSATGNTILGREAFEADMSPSSLTSDCHKAKGVINGRSVAVIDTPGLFDTNFTQEDVLNRIKMCISLSAPGPHVFLVVLQLGRFTKEEKDTVKMIQNTFGEDADRYTMVLFTHGDQLKNGSIESFISESTDLKALIEKCHNRYHIFNNEIKDPKQTWQLLDKIDQMTMVNGGGYYSNDMFVRAEIAIEKEKERILKEMEEMRQRELDQLRAKYSGSIFHREEAKMTVRYQNEARNRAEKSNEFLAAPTIAVATACGATIGGLLGCAGGPIGAVIGIAAGAALGAAVGTLVIRVNDRCHVQ; via the exons ATGGACGGAGCAAAGTACTCAG GGTTCACGGCCGGCATCGACCCAAACGAGAGGAGGATTGTTCTGGTGGGGAAGACTGGAGTGGGGAAGAGTGCGACTGGAAACACCATCCTGGGGAGGGAAGCCTTTGAGGCGGACATGTCTCCATCCTCACTCACATCTGACTGCCACAAAGCCAAGGGGGTCATAAACGGCCGGAGCGTCGCTGTCATCGACACTCCAGGACTGTTCGACACAAACTTCACTCAGGAGGATGTGTTGAACAGGATCAAGATGTGCATCTCGCTGTCTGCTCCAGGTCCTCATGTCTTCCTGGTGGTCCTTCAGCTAGGCAGGTTCACCAAGGAGGAGAAGGACACCGTTAAGATGATCCAGAACACTTTTGGAGAAGACGCAGACAGATACACAATGGTTCTGTTCACGCACGGTGACCAGCTGAAGAATGGAAGCATCGAGAGCTTCATCTCAGAGAGCACAGACCTGAAAGCCCTCATTGAGAAGTGCCACAACAGATACCACATCTTCAACAACGAGATCAAAGACCCCAAACAAACCTGGCAGCTCCTGGATAAGATAGACCAGATGACCATGGTTAACGGTGGAGGCTACTACAGCAATGACATGTTTGTGAGGGCAGAGATCGCCATTGAGAAGGAGAAGGAGCGGATCCTGAAAGAGATGGAAGAGATGAGACAGAGGGAACTGGACCAACTCAGAGCCAAGTACTCCGGAAGTATCTTCCACAGAGAGGAGGCCAAGATGACCGTGAGATACCAGAATGAAGCTCGAAATAGAGCCGAGAAGTCCAACGAGTTCCTGGCTGCCCCAACGATTGCTGTAGCAACAGCCTGTGGTGCTACCATTGGAGGTCTGTTGGGGTGTGCTGGAGGTCCGATTGGAGCAGTGATCGGAATCGCTGCCGGAGCTGCCCTCGGAGCTGCTGTTGGAACTCTGGTGATCAGAGTCAACGACCGCTGCCATGTGCAGTGA